A single Sorex araneus isolate mSorAra2 chromosome 8, mSorAra2.pri, whole genome shotgun sequence DNA region contains:
- the EDC4 gene encoding enhancer of mRNA-decapping protein 4 isoform X2 has protein sequence MASSCASIDIEDATQHLRDILKLDRPAGGPNAESQRPPNTYNGDLNGLLVPDPLCSGDSSSASKSGLRTMPPLSLQEKQVICLSGDDSSTCIGILAKEVEIVASSDSSISSKARGSNKVKIQPVAKYDWEQKYYYGNLIAVSNSFLAYAIRAANNGSAMVRVISVSTSERTLLKGFTGSVADLAFAHLNSPQLACLDEAGNLFVWRLALVNCKIQEEILVHIRQPEGTPLNHFRRIIWCPFIPEESEDCCEESSPTVALLHEDRAEVWDLDMLRSNHSTWPVDVSQIKQGFIVVKGHSTCLSEGALSPDGTVLATASHDGFVKFWQIYIEGQDEPRCLHEWKPHDGRPLSCLLFCDNHKKQDPDVPFWRFLITGADQNRELKMWCTVSWTCLQTIRFSPDIFSSVSVPPSLKVCLDLSAEYLILSDVQRKVLYVMELLQNQEEGRACFSSISEFLLTHPVLSFGIQVVSRCRLRHTEVLPAEEENDSLSTDGPHGANPTEAAAGVLIKLFCVHTKALQDVQIRFQPQLNPDVVAPLSTHPAHEDFAFGESRPELGSEGLNSGAHGSQPDLRRLVELPAPADFLSLSSEAKPKLMTPDAFMTPSASLPQMAVSPGGSSSSSSSSSLTAVSAMSSTSTADSALPRPPEELALSPKLQLEGGLSVSSGSLQGSPRGLLPGLLPGPADKLPPKGPGQVPTAASALSLELQEVEPLGLPQASPSRTRSPDVISSASTALSQDIPEIASEALPRGFGASAPEGLEPDSMASAASALHLLSPRPRPGPELGPQLGLDGGPGDGDRHSTPSLLEAALTQEATGADSQIWPTAPDITRETGSSLGESPRNGLQEKHKSLAFHRPPYHLLQQHDSQDASAEQSDHDDEVASLASVAGGFGPKVPTPRLPAKDWKTKGSPRGSPKLKRKGKKEDGDPAVGSRHTEHQVVEPPEDWPALIWQQQRELVGLRHNQEELLQRLCAQLEGLQSTVTGHVERALESRHEQEQRRLERALAEGQQRGGQLQEQLTQQLSQALSSAVAGRLERSIRDEIKKTVPPCVSRSLEPVAGQLSSSVATRLTAVEGSMKESISKLLKSKNLTDAIARAAADTLQGPMQAAYREAFQSVVLPAFEKSCQAMFQQINDSFRLGTQEYLQQLESHMKSRKAREQEAREPVLAQLRGLVSTLQGATEQMAATVSSSVRAEVQHQLHLAVGSLQESILAQVQRIVKGEVSVALKEQQAAVTSSIMQAMRSAAGTPVPAAHIDCQAQQAHILQLLQQGNLNQAFQQALTAADLNLVLYVCETVDPGQVFGQPSCPLSQPVLLSLIQQLASDLGTRTDLKLSYLEEAVMHLDHSDPITRDHMGSVMAQVRQKLFQFLQAEPHNSLGKVARRLSLMLHGLVTPSLP, from the exons ATGGCCTCCTCCTGCGCGAGCATCGACATCGAGGACGCTACGCAGCACCTGCGGGACATCCTCAAGCTGGACCGGCCGGCGGGGG gcccCAATGCAGAGAGCCAGCGGCCACCAAACACCTACAATGGGGACCTCAATGGGCTCCTGGTCCCAGACCCTCTCTGCTCGGGTGACAGCTCCTCAGCAAGCAAGTCTGGCCTCCGCACCATGCCACCTCTCAGCCTGCAGGAGAAGCAGGTCAT CTGCCTGTCAGGAGATGACAGTTCGACCTGTATCGGGATCTTGGCTAAAGAGGTGGAGATTGTGGCCAGCAGTGACTCGAGCATCTCAAGCAAGGCTCGCGGGAGCAACAAG GTGAAAATCCAGCCCGTCGCCAAGTACGACTGGGAACAGAAGTACTACTATGGCAACCTGATTGCTGTGTCCAACTCCTTCTTGGCTTACGCCATTCGGG CTGCCAACAATGGCTCCGCGATGGTGCGGGTGATCAGCGTGAGCACTTCGGAGCGGACTCTGCTCAAGGGCTTCACGGGCAGCGTGGCCGATCTGGCCTTCGCGCACCTCAACTCGCCACAGCTGGCCTGCCTGGACGAGGCCGGCAATCTCTTCGTGTGGCGCTTGGCCCTGGTTAATTGCAAGATTCA GGAAGAGATCTTGGTCCACATCCGGCAGCCAGAGGGCACGCCGCTGAACCACTTCCGCAGGATTATCTGGTGCCCCTTCATCCCCGAGGAGAGTGAGGACTGCTGTGAGGAGAGCAGCCCCACGGTGGCCCTGCTGCATGAAGACCGG GCTGAGGTGTGGGACCTGGACATGCTCCGCTCCAACCACAGCACCTGGCCAGTCGACGTGAGCCAGATCAAACAGGGTTTCATCGTGGTCAAAGGCCACAGCACA TGTCTGAGTGAGGGGGCCCTCTCCCCAGACGGGACTGTCCTGGCCACCGCGAGTCACGATGGCTTTGTCAAGTTCTGGCAGATCTACATTGAGGGCCAGGATGAGCCCAG GTGTCTGCATGAGTGGAAGCCTCATGACGGGcgccccctctcctgcctcctcttCTGTGACAACCACAAGAAACAGGATCCTGA CGTCCCTTTCTGGAGGTTCCTCATCACCGGTGCTGACCAGAACCGAGAGCTTAAGATGTGGTGCACGGTGTCCTGGACCTGCCTGCAGACCATCCG cttctCCCCGGATATCTTCAGCTCCGTGAGCGTGCCCCCCAGCCTCAAGGTTTGCCTGGACCTCTCTGCGGAGTACCTGATTCTCAGCGATGTGCAGCGGAAG GTCCTGTACGTGATGGAGCtgctgcagaaccaggaggagggCCGGGCCTGCTTCAGCTCCATCTCCGAGTTCCTGCTCACCCACCCCGTGCTCAGCTTCGGCATCCAGGTTGTGAGTCGCTGCCGGCTGCGGCACACGGAGGTGCTGCCTGCCGAGGAGGAGAACGACAGCCTCAGCACTG ATGGGCCCCACGGAGCTAATCCCACGGAGGCCGCGGCCGGCGTGCTCATCAAGCTCTTCTGCGTGCATACGAA GGCATTGCAAGATGTGCAGATCCGCTTCCAGCCGCAGCTGAACCCTGACGTGGTGGCCCCCTTGTCCACCCACCCTGCCCACGAGGACTTTG CCTTCGGGGAGTCCCGGCCCGAGCTGGGCTCCGAGGGCCTGAACTCCGGCGCGCACGGCTCGCAGCCCGACCTCCGGCGCCTGGTGGAGCTGCCGGCTCCCGCCGACTTCCTCAGCCTGAGCAGCGAGGCCAAGCCCAAGCTGATGACGCCCGACGCCTTCATGACACCCAGCGCCTCCCTGCCGCAG ATGGCGGTGTCCCCCGGCggcagctccagctccagctccagctcgtCTCTCACAGCCGTGTCTGCCATGAGCAGCACCTCCACGGCGGACTCTGCCTTGCCCAG GCCCCCCGAGGAGCTGGCCCTGAGCCCGAAACTGCAGCTTGAAGGTGGCCTGAGCGTGAGCAGCGGCAGCCTGCAGGGCAGCCCCCGCGGCCTCCTGCCCGGCCTGCTCCCAGGCCCGGCCGACAAACTCCCTCCCAAGGGGCCGGGCCAG GTACCTACTGCTGCCTCTGCACTGTCCCTGGAGCTACAGGAAGTGGAGCCCCTGGGGCTCCCCCAGGCTTCTCCCAGCCGCACCCGTTCCCCCGATGTTATCTCCTCAGCTTCCACCGCCCTGTCCCAGGACATCCCCGAGATTGCGTCTGAGGCCCTCCCCCGTGGCTTTGGCGCCTCTGCGCCTGAGGGCCTGGAGCCGGACAGTATGGCCTCAGCGGCCTCAGCACTCCACCTCCTGTCCCCTCGGCCCCGCCCGGGGCCCGAGCTTGGTCCTCAGCTTGGCCTGGATGGAGGCCCGGGGGACGGTGATCGGCATagcactccctccctcctggagGCAGCCTTGACCCAGGAGGCCACAGGCGCTGACAGTCAGATCTGGCCCACGGCCCCCGACATCACTCGTGAGACCGGCAGCAGCCTTGGAGAAAG ccccaggaaCGGACTCCAGGAGAAGCACAAGAGCCTGGCCTTCCACCGGCCTCCCTACCACCTGCTGCAGCAGCACGACAGCCAGGACGCCAGTGCCGAGCAGAG CGACCATGATGACGAGGTGGCCAGCCTCGCCTCTGTAGCAGGGGGCTTCGGCCCCAAGGTCCCCACACCACGGCTGCCCGCCAAGGACTGGAAGACCAAGGGATCCCCTCGGGGCTCCCCAAAGCTTAAAAGGAAGGGCAAGAAGGAGGACGG GGATCCGGCTGTGGGGTCCCGGCACACAGAGCACCAG GTGGTGGAACCCCCTGAGGACTGGCCGGCACTGATCTGGCAACAGCAGAGAGAGCTGGTGGGGCTGCGGCACAACCAGGAGGAGCTGCTGCAGCGTCTGTGCGCCCAGCTGGAAGGGCTGCAGAGCACCGTCACGGGCCACGTCGAGCGAGCCCTCGAGTCCCGGCATGAGCAGGAGC AGCGGCGGCTGGAGCGGGCGCTGGCCGAGGGGCAGCAGCGGGGCGGGCAGCTGCAGGAACAGCTGACACAGCAGCTGTCCCAGGCTCTGTCTTCGGCTGTGGCCGGGCGGCTGGAGCGCAGCATCCGGGATGAGATCAAGAAGACGGTGCCTCCAT GTGTCTCTCGGAGCCTGGAGCCTGTGGCAGGCCAGCTGAGCAGTTCAGTGGCCACCAGGCTCACAGCTGTGGAGGGCAGCATGAAGGAGAGTATCTCGAAGCTGCTCAAGTCCAAG AACCTGACAGACGCCATCGCCCGAGCAGCTGCAGACACGTTACAGGGGCCGATGCAGGCTGCCTACCGGGAAGCCTTCCAGAGCGTGGTGCTGCCCGCCTTCGAGAAGAGCTGCCAGGCCATGTTCCAGCAGATCAACGACAGCTTCCGGCTGGGCACCCAGGAGT ACTTGCAGCAGCTCGAGAGCCACATGAAGAGCCGGAAGGCCCGGGAGCAGGAGGCGCGTGAGCCAGTGTTGGCCCAGCTGCGAGGGCTTGTCAGCACCCTGCAGGGCGCCACCGAGCAGATGGCAGCCACCGTGTCCAGCAGCGTTCGGGCTGAGGTGCAGCACCAGCTGCACTTGGctgtgggcag CCTGCAGGAGTCCATTCTGGCGCAGGTGCAGCGCATTGTCAAGGGCGAGGTGAGCGTGGCGCTCAAGGAGCAGCAGGCAGCAGTCACGTCCAGCATCATGCAGGCCATGCGCTCGGCCGCTGGCACACCAGTTCCTGCCGCTCACATTGACTGCCAGGCCCAGCAAGCCCACATCCTGCAGCTGCTGC
- the NUTF2 gene encoding nuclear transport factor 2, protein MGDKPIWEQIGSSFIQHYYQLFDNDRTQLGAIYIDASCLTWEGEQFQGKAAIVEKLSSLPFQKIQHSITAQDHQPTPDSCIISMVVGQLKADEDPIMGFHQMFLLKNINDAWVCTNDMFRLALHNFG, encoded by the exons ATGGGAGACAAGCCAATTTGGGAGCAGATTGGATCCAGCTTCATTCAGCATTACTACCAGTTATTTGATAATGACAGAACTCAGCTAGGCGCAATTTAC ATTGACGCATCATGCCTTACGTGGGAAGGAGAGCAGTTCCAGGGGAAAGCTGCCATTGTGGAGAAGTTGTCT AGCCTTCCGTTCCAGAAAATTCAGCACAGCATCACGGCACAGGACCATCAGCCCACGCCGGATAGCTGCATCATCAGTATGGTGGTGGGCCAGCTCAAG GCCGATGAAGACCCCATCATGGGGTTCCACCAGATGTTCCTGTTAAAGAACATCAACGATGCTTGGGTTTGCACCAATGACATGTTCAGGCTTGCCCTACACAACTTCGGCTGA
- the THAP11 gene encoding THAP domain-containing protein 11 — translation MPGFTCCVPGCYNNSHRDKALHFYTFPKDAELRRLWLKNVSRAGVSGCFSTFQPTTGHRLCSVHFQGGRKTYTVRVPTIFPLRGVNERKVARRPAGAAAARRRQQQQQQQQQQQQQQQQQQQQQQQQQQQQQQQSPTASAAQAAQLQPNLVSASAAVLLTLQAAVDSSQAPGSVAPAPTTPSGEDVKPIDLTVQVEFAAAEGAAAAAATELEAATAGLEAAECPLGPQLVVVGEEGFPDTGSDHSYSLSSGTTEEELLRKLNEQRDILALMEVKMKEMKGSIRHLRLTEAKLREELREKDRLLAMAVIRKKHGM, via the coding sequence ATGCCAGGCTTTACGTGCTGCGTACCGGGCTGCTACAACAACTCGCATCGGGACAAGGCGCTGCACTTCTACACGTTTCCCAAGGACGCTGAGCTGCGGCGCCTCTGGCTCAAGAACGTGTCCCGTGCTGGCGTCAGTGGGTGCTTCTCCACCTTCCAGCCCACCACAGGCCACCGTCTCTGCAGCGTCCACTTCCAGGGCGGCCGCAAGACCTACACGGTGCGTGTCCCCACCATTTTCCCCCTGCGCGGCGTCAACGAACGCAAAGTAGCACGCAGACCCGCGGGGGCCGCAGCTGCCCGCCgcaggcagcagcagcagcaacaacagcagcagcaacaacagcagcagcagcaacagcagcagcagcagcagcaacagcagcagcaacagcagcagcagtcGCCGACCGCCTCTGCCGCCCAGGCCGCCCAGCTGCAGCCGAACCTGGTGTCCGCCTCTGCGGCTGTGCTCCTCACCCTTCAAGCCGCTGTCGACAGCAGCCAGGCGCCCGGCTCCGTGGCCCCGGCACCCACCACTCCCTCGGGAGAAGACGTGAAGCCCATCGACCTGACAGTGCAAGTGGAGTTCGCGGCCGCAGAGGGCGCAGCCGCCGCCGCTGCGACGGAGCTGGAAGCTGCCACGGCGGGGCTGGAAGCTGCCGAGTGCCCTCTGGGCCCCCAGCTGGTGGTCGTGGGAGAGGAGGGCTTCCCTGATACTGGCTCCGATCACTCGTACTCCTTGTCGTCTGGCACCACGGAGGAAGAGCTCCTGCGCAAGCTGAACGAGCAGCGGGACATCCTGGCGCTGATGGAAGTGAAGATGAAGGAGATGAAGGGCAGCATCCGCCACCTGCGTCTCACCGAGGCCAAGCTGCGAGAGGAGCTCCGCGAGAAGGATCGGCTGCTGGCCATGGCGGTCATCCGCAAGAAGCACGGAATGTGA
- the EDC4 gene encoding enhancer of mRNA-decapping protein 4 isoform X1, producing the protein MASSCASIDIEDATQHLRDILKLDRPAGGPNAESQRPPNTYNGDLNGLLVPDPLCSGDSSSASKSGLRTMPPLSLQEKQVICLSGDDSSTCIGILAKEVEIVASSDSSISSKARGSNKVKIQPVAKYDWEQKYYYGNLIAVSNSFLAYAIRAANNGSAMVRVISVSTSERTLLKGFTGSVADLAFAHLNSPQLACLDEAGNLFVWRLALVNCKIQEEILVHIRQPEGTPLNHFRRIIWCPFIPEESEDCCEESSPTVALLHEDRAEVWDLDMLRSNHSTWPVDVSQIKQGFIVVKGHSTVGVKPGSLGSSQCLSEGALSPDGTVLATASHDGFVKFWQIYIEGQDEPRCLHEWKPHDGRPLSCLLFCDNHKKQDPDVPFWRFLITGADQNRELKMWCTVSWTCLQTIRFSPDIFSSVSVPPSLKVCLDLSAEYLILSDVQRKVLYVMELLQNQEEGRACFSSISEFLLTHPVLSFGIQVVSRCRLRHTEVLPAEEENDSLSTDGPHGANPTEAAAGVLIKLFCVHTKALQDVQIRFQPQLNPDVVAPLSTHPAHEDFAFGESRPELGSEGLNSGAHGSQPDLRRLVELPAPADFLSLSSEAKPKLMTPDAFMTPSASLPQMAVSPGGSSSSSSSSSLTAVSAMSSTSTADSALPRPPEELALSPKLQLEGGLSVSSGSLQGSPRGLLPGLLPGPADKLPPKGPGQVPTAASALSLELQEVEPLGLPQASPSRTRSPDVISSASTALSQDIPEIASEALPRGFGASAPEGLEPDSMASAASALHLLSPRPRPGPELGPQLGLDGGPGDGDRHSTPSLLEAALTQEATGADSQIWPTAPDITRETGSSLGESPRNGLQEKHKSLAFHRPPYHLLQQHDSQDASAEQSDHDDEVASLASVAGGFGPKVPTPRLPAKDWKTKGSPRGSPKLKRKGKKEDGDPAVGSRHTEHQVVEPPEDWPALIWQQQRELVGLRHNQEELLQRLCAQLEGLQSTVTGHVERALESRHEQEQRRLERALAEGQQRGGQLQEQLTQQLSQALSSAVAGRLERSIRDEIKKTVPPCVSRSLEPVAGQLSSSVATRLTAVEGSMKESISKLLKSKNLTDAIARAAADTLQGPMQAAYREAFQSVVLPAFEKSCQAMFQQINDSFRLGTQEYLQQLESHMKSRKAREQEAREPVLAQLRGLVSTLQGATEQMAATVSSSVRAEVQHQLHLAVGSLQESILAQVQRIVKGEVSVALKEQQAAVTSSIMQAMRSAAGTPVPAAHIDCQAQQAHILQLLQQGNLNQAFQQALTAADLNLVLYVCETVDPGQVFGQPSCPLSQPVLLSLIQQLASDLGTRTDLKLSYLEEAVMHLDHSDPITRDHMGSVMAQVRQKLFQFLQAEPHNSLGKVARRLSLMLHGLVTPSLP; encoded by the exons ATGGCCTCCTCCTGCGCGAGCATCGACATCGAGGACGCTACGCAGCACCTGCGGGACATCCTCAAGCTGGACCGGCCGGCGGGGG gcccCAATGCAGAGAGCCAGCGGCCACCAAACACCTACAATGGGGACCTCAATGGGCTCCTGGTCCCAGACCCTCTCTGCTCGGGTGACAGCTCCTCAGCAAGCAAGTCTGGCCTCCGCACCATGCCACCTCTCAGCCTGCAGGAGAAGCAGGTCAT CTGCCTGTCAGGAGATGACAGTTCGACCTGTATCGGGATCTTGGCTAAAGAGGTGGAGATTGTGGCCAGCAGTGACTCGAGCATCTCAAGCAAGGCTCGCGGGAGCAACAAG GTGAAAATCCAGCCCGTCGCCAAGTACGACTGGGAACAGAAGTACTACTATGGCAACCTGATTGCTGTGTCCAACTCCTTCTTGGCTTACGCCATTCGGG CTGCCAACAATGGCTCCGCGATGGTGCGGGTGATCAGCGTGAGCACTTCGGAGCGGACTCTGCTCAAGGGCTTCACGGGCAGCGTGGCCGATCTGGCCTTCGCGCACCTCAACTCGCCACAGCTGGCCTGCCTGGACGAGGCCGGCAATCTCTTCGTGTGGCGCTTGGCCCTGGTTAATTGCAAGATTCA GGAAGAGATCTTGGTCCACATCCGGCAGCCAGAGGGCACGCCGCTGAACCACTTCCGCAGGATTATCTGGTGCCCCTTCATCCCCGAGGAGAGTGAGGACTGCTGTGAGGAGAGCAGCCCCACGGTGGCCCTGCTGCATGAAGACCGG GCTGAGGTGTGGGACCTGGACATGCTCCGCTCCAACCACAGCACCTGGCCAGTCGACGTGAGCCAGATCAAACAGGGTTTCATCGTGGTCAAAGGCCACAGCACA GTGGGTGTAAAGCCAGGCTCTTTGGGTTCTTCCCAGTGTCTGAGTGAGGGGGCCCTCTCCCCAGACGGGACTGTCCTGGCCACCGCGAGTCACGATGGCTTTGTCAAGTTCTGGCAGATCTACATTGAGGGCCAGGATGAGCCCAG GTGTCTGCATGAGTGGAAGCCTCATGACGGGcgccccctctcctgcctcctcttCTGTGACAACCACAAGAAACAGGATCCTGA CGTCCCTTTCTGGAGGTTCCTCATCACCGGTGCTGACCAGAACCGAGAGCTTAAGATGTGGTGCACGGTGTCCTGGACCTGCCTGCAGACCATCCG cttctCCCCGGATATCTTCAGCTCCGTGAGCGTGCCCCCCAGCCTCAAGGTTTGCCTGGACCTCTCTGCGGAGTACCTGATTCTCAGCGATGTGCAGCGGAAG GTCCTGTACGTGATGGAGCtgctgcagaaccaggaggagggCCGGGCCTGCTTCAGCTCCATCTCCGAGTTCCTGCTCACCCACCCCGTGCTCAGCTTCGGCATCCAGGTTGTGAGTCGCTGCCGGCTGCGGCACACGGAGGTGCTGCCTGCCGAGGAGGAGAACGACAGCCTCAGCACTG ATGGGCCCCACGGAGCTAATCCCACGGAGGCCGCGGCCGGCGTGCTCATCAAGCTCTTCTGCGTGCATACGAA GGCATTGCAAGATGTGCAGATCCGCTTCCAGCCGCAGCTGAACCCTGACGTGGTGGCCCCCTTGTCCACCCACCCTGCCCACGAGGACTTTG CCTTCGGGGAGTCCCGGCCCGAGCTGGGCTCCGAGGGCCTGAACTCCGGCGCGCACGGCTCGCAGCCCGACCTCCGGCGCCTGGTGGAGCTGCCGGCTCCCGCCGACTTCCTCAGCCTGAGCAGCGAGGCCAAGCCCAAGCTGATGACGCCCGACGCCTTCATGACACCCAGCGCCTCCCTGCCGCAG ATGGCGGTGTCCCCCGGCggcagctccagctccagctccagctcgtCTCTCACAGCCGTGTCTGCCATGAGCAGCACCTCCACGGCGGACTCTGCCTTGCCCAG GCCCCCCGAGGAGCTGGCCCTGAGCCCGAAACTGCAGCTTGAAGGTGGCCTGAGCGTGAGCAGCGGCAGCCTGCAGGGCAGCCCCCGCGGCCTCCTGCCCGGCCTGCTCCCAGGCCCGGCCGACAAACTCCCTCCCAAGGGGCCGGGCCAG GTACCTACTGCTGCCTCTGCACTGTCCCTGGAGCTACAGGAAGTGGAGCCCCTGGGGCTCCCCCAGGCTTCTCCCAGCCGCACCCGTTCCCCCGATGTTATCTCCTCAGCTTCCACCGCCCTGTCCCAGGACATCCCCGAGATTGCGTCTGAGGCCCTCCCCCGTGGCTTTGGCGCCTCTGCGCCTGAGGGCCTGGAGCCGGACAGTATGGCCTCAGCGGCCTCAGCACTCCACCTCCTGTCCCCTCGGCCCCGCCCGGGGCCCGAGCTTGGTCCTCAGCTTGGCCTGGATGGAGGCCCGGGGGACGGTGATCGGCATagcactccctccctcctggagGCAGCCTTGACCCAGGAGGCCACAGGCGCTGACAGTCAGATCTGGCCCACGGCCCCCGACATCACTCGTGAGACCGGCAGCAGCCTTGGAGAAAG ccccaggaaCGGACTCCAGGAGAAGCACAAGAGCCTGGCCTTCCACCGGCCTCCCTACCACCTGCTGCAGCAGCACGACAGCCAGGACGCCAGTGCCGAGCAGAG CGACCATGATGACGAGGTGGCCAGCCTCGCCTCTGTAGCAGGGGGCTTCGGCCCCAAGGTCCCCACACCACGGCTGCCCGCCAAGGACTGGAAGACCAAGGGATCCCCTCGGGGCTCCCCAAAGCTTAAAAGGAAGGGCAAGAAGGAGGACGG GGATCCGGCTGTGGGGTCCCGGCACACAGAGCACCAG GTGGTGGAACCCCCTGAGGACTGGCCGGCACTGATCTGGCAACAGCAGAGAGAGCTGGTGGGGCTGCGGCACAACCAGGAGGAGCTGCTGCAGCGTCTGTGCGCCCAGCTGGAAGGGCTGCAGAGCACCGTCACGGGCCACGTCGAGCGAGCCCTCGAGTCCCGGCATGAGCAGGAGC AGCGGCGGCTGGAGCGGGCGCTGGCCGAGGGGCAGCAGCGGGGCGGGCAGCTGCAGGAACAGCTGACACAGCAGCTGTCCCAGGCTCTGTCTTCGGCTGTGGCCGGGCGGCTGGAGCGCAGCATCCGGGATGAGATCAAGAAGACGGTGCCTCCAT GTGTCTCTCGGAGCCTGGAGCCTGTGGCAGGCCAGCTGAGCAGTTCAGTGGCCACCAGGCTCACAGCTGTGGAGGGCAGCATGAAGGAGAGTATCTCGAAGCTGCTCAAGTCCAAG AACCTGACAGACGCCATCGCCCGAGCAGCTGCAGACACGTTACAGGGGCCGATGCAGGCTGCCTACCGGGAAGCCTTCCAGAGCGTGGTGCTGCCCGCCTTCGAGAAGAGCTGCCAGGCCATGTTCCAGCAGATCAACGACAGCTTCCGGCTGGGCACCCAGGAGT ACTTGCAGCAGCTCGAGAGCCACATGAAGAGCCGGAAGGCCCGGGAGCAGGAGGCGCGTGAGCCAGTGTTGGCCCAGCTGCGAGGGCTTGTCAGCACCCTGCAGGGCGCCACCGAGCAGATGGCAGCCACCGTGTCCAGCAGCGTTCGGGCTGAGGTGCAGCACCAGCTGCACTTGGctgtgggcag CCTGCAGGAGTCCATTCTGGCGCAGGTGCAGCGCATTGTCAAGGGCGAGGTGAGCGTGGCGCTCAAGGAGCAGCAGGCAGCAGTCACGTCCAGCATCATGCAGGCCATGCGCTCGGCCGCTGGCACACCAGTTCCTGCCGCTCACATTGACTGCCAGGCCCAGCAAGCCCACATCCTGCAGCTGCTGC